The Chryseobacterium suipulveris genome window below encodes:
- a CDS encoding tyrosine-type recombinase/integrase: MHNNGKVPFGDLGAYIEKNYRNKSLFTTIRHYLSYQRNAETAQLKDILQYIEYLRKQDLNPKTVRNHLFAVKIYYNYLQETGRRKTHPCKKLQLKDQLNTSVATEKLYTSEELEQFYQNYKSREKELQTRNKVIISLLVYQALQVTEITKLQLQDIDLEKGEIIINKEKLNSKKSWGNSRILPLKANQILLFYQYLKWRETLLENLNKESETFILTKQGNTLNPHLISNLINEEKGQRFLPLKIRQSVIANLLKEKNDLRLVQVFTGHKKSSTTERYRLTELEELQNAVNNFHPIQ, translated from the coding sequence ATGCATAATAATGGAAAAGTCCCCTTTGGGGATTTAGGGGCTTATATCGAAAAAAACTACAGGAATAAAAGTTTATTCACCACAATACGGCACTATTTAAGTTACCAAAGAAACGCAGAAACCGCCCAACTAAAAGACATCTTACAGTATATTGAATACTTACGGAAACAGGACCTGAATCCTAAAACCGTCAGAAACCATCTCTTTGCAGTCAAAATCTACTATAACTATCTACAGGAAACAGGGCGGAGAAAAACCCACCCCTGCAAAAAATTACAACTCAAAGACCAACTCAACACGAGTGTAGCCACAGAAAAACTATACACATCGGAAGAATTGGAACAGTTTTACCAAAACTATAAAAGCAGAGAAAAAGAATTGCAGACCAGAAACAAGGTAATCATCAGTTTGCTTGTCTACCAAGCCTTACAGGTTACGGAAATCACGAAATTACAACTGCAGGATATTGATTTAGAGAAAGGAGAAATTATCATCAACAAAGAGAAACTAAACTCTAAAAAATCTTGGGGAAACAGCAGGATATTACCGTTGAAAGCCAACCAGATCCTACTTTTTTACCAGTACTTAAAATGGAGGGAAACATTGTTGGAAAATTTAAACAAAGAATCTGAAACCTTTATACTGACAAAACAGGGAAATACTTTAAACCCCCATTTAATCAGCAATTTAATCAATGAAGAAAAAGGGCAAAGATTTTTACCGTTGAAAATAAGGCAGTCCGTCATTGCAAATTTGTTGAAGGAAAAGAACGATTTACGTTTGGTCCAGGTCTTTACGGGACACAAGAAAAGTTCCACCACGGAAAGATACCGACTCACGGAATTGGAGGAACTCCAAAATGCGGTAAATAATTTTCACCCGATACAATAG
- the dnaE gene encoding DNA polymerase III subunit alpha: protein MFLIFDTETTGLPKNFNAPLSDSENWPRMVQIAWQLHDKDGNLLENQDYIIKPEGYDIPFNAARIHGISTKIAMEEGRDLAEVLEEFREVLKKVQVVVGHNIDFDYKIVGAEFFRKEIENTLEAIPTADTMELGTEFCQLPGGKGGKYKSPKLEELYQKLYGEKFDEAHNAAADVNATAQIFFEMMRIGIIPASSLKITESELQEFIKAHPNPIKPFGIVIRRQVAESKEKKTVDFGDTDEVEIGDYFNFHNHSIYSSLQASSHLHELLEKAERNNFPAVGLVDLGNMMGAFKFVSEIESWNKDCKKFNETYEQEKDVERTPDKEKDFLKNKEKFLGKKHDFIPVIGCEFYLSDRPEQKQFTKDDPDRRTNVVLLAKNFDGYRNLAKLSSFGFVNGFYFGVPRISKKMIAEYKEGLIALTAGTAGDVPNTILEFGEQKGEEVFKWWKETFGEDFYVQIQNHEVEEEEHLNDVLLEFADKYGVKILAQNETFYTEKADANIQDILYCIKDGEKLSTPVGKGFGKRRALPTNEFYIKDEQELKQTFRNYPDAFEAYTEFLAKFERYTLKRDVLLPEFAIPEEFKDEQDEADNGKRGENAYLRHLTYEGAARRYSEITAEIRERLDFELEVIANTGYPGYFLIVQDFCNEARKMGVWVGPGRGSAAGSAVAYCTGITNVDPIKYDLLFERFLNPERVSMPDIDIDFDDEGRDKIIKWVVDKYGKNNVAQIITYSVLGGKSAIKDAGRVLDVSIPETNNIAKLVPSIPGMNIAKAFSKFEKLAPEDKVLVQEMKDILANPDDGRYEVLSSAQKMEGCIRNTGIHACGVIITPEDISNLVPITTAAKDADILVSQFDNSVAENAGLLKMDFLGLRTLTIIKHAIKLIKQRHGIDIDPDKIPLTDSKTFQLFQEGRTVGIFQYESPGMQKYMRELKPTEFADLIAMNALYRPGPIKYIPSFINRKHKIEETLFDLPETEEYLGETYGITVYQEQVMLLSQKLANFTKGEADNLRKAMGKKQRDVLDKMYPKFIEGGKSNNLDEEKLNKIWKDWEAFAEYAFNKSHSTCYALIAYQTAYLKANYPAEYMASVMSNNINNTKQITMFMEDCKSIGVDVLGPDVNESQYEFAVNDKGQIRFGLGAIKGIGEGPSEAIVEARKTERFKNIYDFFEKVPYSQINKRVAESLVIAGAFDEVDKYHRAQYFDIDNAGRTNIERLLRYGQSFQDSKNEIENSLFADFAEEVQIEQPKINPAPEWQNMHKLNREKEIIGFYLSAHPLDEYKFQYQFIEGALSKKEILEGKKHGGEELEKIVLPVDVSDSDDEIVDIAVEDLDGEEAMIDEPTKKAEPKGAFNFLNLDEVDAFKESAFPNQPDLFNNDKLSWKEKQALKNNTPEYMVAGMVTEYTVRDGKNSGEKIAFVTLEDYSGSYSFRLGDRDYMRLRDKVDLQRFVIFKIKFSQSNDGRVFVNVADIIDLKDAFEKFAKKMTVVVDINDLRKQDLDFFISSFAKNKGEQKLNFYVRNPEDQSVLELMSMKQHIDINGDLLGIFHELQKYKVFLN from the coding sequence ATGTTTTTAATCTTCGACACGGAAACCACGGGTTTACCAAAAAACTTTAACGCGCCGCTGAGCGATTCCGAAAACTGGCCAAGAATGGTGCAGATCGCTTGGCAACTCCATGATAAGGACGGAAACCTGCTCGAAAACCAGGACTATATCATTAAACCGGAAGGTTACGATATTCCTTTCAATGCTGCGAGAATCCACGGAATTTCTACCAAAATAGCGATGGAGGAAGGGCGAGACTTGGCTGAAGTGCTCGAAGAATTCAGAGAGGTGCTGAAAAAAGTGCAGGTCGTGGTCGGTCACAATATCGACTTCGACTACAAAATCGTGGGTGCAGAGTTTTTTAGAAAAGAGATCGAAAACACTTTAGAAGCAATTCCTACCGCCGATACCATGGAACTCGGGACAGAGTTCTGCCAACTTCCCGGCGGAAAAGGAGGGAAGTACAAATCCCCAAAACTGGAGGAACTGTACCAAAAACTCTATGGCGAGAAATTTGACGAGGCACACAACGCCGCCGCCGATGTGAACGCCACCGCACAGATTTTCTTCGAGATGATGCGAATCGGGATTATTCCTGCATCGAGCTTAAAGATCACCGAAAGCGAGCTTCAGGAATTTATCAAAGCACATCCGAATCCGATTAAACCGTTCGGAATCGTCATCAGAAGACAGGTTGCCGAATCGAAGGAGAAAAAGACCGTCGATTTCGGCGATACCGACGAGGTGGAAATCGGCGACTATTTCAATTTCCACAACCACAGTATTTACTCGTCTTTGCAGGCATCGTCGCACCTCCACGAACTGCTCGAAAAGGCGGAGCGCAACAATTTTCCCGCCGTCGGTTTGGTGGATCTGGGAAATATGATGGGCGCATTTAAGTTTGTTTCCGAAATTGAATCATGGAACAAAGACTGCAAGAAGTTCAACGAAACCTATGAGCAGGAAAAAGATGTAGAAAGAACTCCCGACAAGGAAAAGGATTTTCTTAAAAATAAAGAAAAATTCCTCGGCAAGAAACACGACTTCATCCCAGTAATCGGCTGCGAGTTCTATCTTTCGGACCGCCCCGAACAGAAGCAGTTTACCAAAGACGATCCCGACCGCAGAACCAATGTGGTTTTACTGGCAAAGAATTTCGACGGCTACAGAAACCTGGCGAAACTGTCGAGTTTTGGATTCGTGAACGGATTCTATTTCGGCGTTCCCAGGATCTCTAAAAAAATGATTGCCGAATATAAGGAGGGCTTGATCGCATTGACGGCCGGAACTGCGGGCGACGTACCCAATACGATTCTCGAATTCGGTGAGCAGAAAGGGGAGGAAGTGTTCAAATGGTGGAAAGAAACCTTTGGCGAAGACTTCTACGTACAGATCCAAAACCACGAGGTGGAAGAGGAGGAACACCTCAACGACGTGCTGCTCGAGTTTGCCGACAAATACGGAGTGAAGATTCTGGCACAAAACGAAACCTTCTATACAGAAAAAGCCGATGCCAATATTCAGGACATCCTGTATTGCATCAAGGATGGGGAGAAACTTTCAACCCCGGTCGGAAAAGGTTTCGGAAAACGCAGAGCACTTCCGACCAACGAATTTTATATTAAAGACGAACAAGAGCTTAAGCAGACCTTTAGAAATTATCCCGACGCTTTTGAGGCATATACCGAGTTCCTGGCGAAGTTTGAACGCTACACGCTGAAGCGTGACGTGCTGCTTCCGGAGTTTGCGATTCCAGAAGAGTTTAAAGATGAGCAGGATGAAGCCGACAACGGCAAACGCGGTGAAAATGCTTACCTGAGACATTTGACCTACGAAGGCGCTGCAAGAAGATATTCCGAAATCACCGCTGAAATCAGGGAACGGCTCGACTTCGAACTGGAGGTTATTGCCAATACCGGATATCCCGGTTACTTTTTGATTGTACAGGATTTTTGCAACGAGGCGCGAAAGATGGGGGTTTGGGTCGGTCCGGGTCGTGGTTCTGCTGCAGGTTCTGCGGTGGCGTACTGTACCGGGATTACCAATGTGGACCCCATCAAATACGACCTCCTTTTTGAGAGGTTCCTGAATCCGGAAAGGGTTTCCATGCCCGATATCGATATCGATTTCGACGATGAAGGCCGCGACAAAATCATCAAATGGGTGGTTGACAAATACGGAAAAAACAATGTGGCGCAGATTATTACGTATTCAGTTCTTGGTGGGAAATCTGCGATTAAAGATGCAGGAAGAGTTTTGGATGTATCGATTCCCGAAACTAACAATATCGCGAAACTGGTTCCCTCAATTCCCGGAATGAATATCGCGAAAGCATTTTCGAAGTTTGAGAAACTCGCTCCCGAAGACAAAGTGCTTGTTCAGGAAATGAAGGACATCCTCGCCAATCCCGACGACGGAAGATACGAAGTGCTTTCCTCTGCACAGAAAATGGAGGGCTGCATCAGAAACACCGGAATCCACGCATGCGGAGTGATCATTACGCCAGAAGATATTTCGAACCTGGTACCGATTACCACAGCTGCTAAAGATGCCGACATTTTGGTTTCGCAGTTTGACAACTCTGTTGCGGAAAACGCGGGATTGCTCAAAATGGACTTCTTGGGTTTAAGGACTTTGACCATCATCAAGCACGCCATCAAACTTATTAAGCAAAGACACGGAATCGACATCGACCCGGACAAGATTCCGCTCACCGACAGCAAAACCTTCCAACTCTTTCAGGAGGGGAGAACAGTAGGAATCTTCCAGTACGAAAGTCCTGGAATGCAGAAATATATGCGGGAACTGAAACCGACCGAATTCGCAGATTTAATTGCAATGAACGCGCTGTACAGACCAGGTCCGATTAAGTATATCCCTTCCTTTATCAACAGAAAGCATAAGATTGAAGAAACGCTCTTTGACCTACCGGAAACCGAAGAATATCTCGGCGAAACCTACGGAATTACCGTTTATCAGGAGCAGGTAATGCTGCTTTCGCAGAAGCTCGCCAACTTTACCAAAGGCGAAGCCGACAACCTGAGAAAGGCGATGGGTAAGAAACAGAGAGACGTGCTGGACAAGATGTACCCGAAGTTTATCGAAGGTGGAAAATCCAACAACCTGGATGAAGAGAAGCTGAACAAAATCTGGAAAGACTGGGAAGCTTTTGCGGAATACGCCTTCAACAAATCGCACTCCACCTGTTACGCGCTGATCGCCTACCAAACTGCCTATCTTAAAGCAAACTATCCCGCAGAATATATGGCGAGTGTGATGAGCAACAACATTAACAATACCAAGCAGATCACGATGTTTATGGAGGACTGCAAAAGTATTGGTGTGGATGTTTTGGGTCCCGACGTCAACGAATCGCAGTATGAATTTGCGGTGAACGATAAAGGACAGATCCGCTTCGGATTGGGCGCCATCAAGGGAATTGGCGAAGGTCCAAGTGAAGCCATTGTAGAGGCACGAAAAACGGAAAGATTCAAAAATATCTACGACTTCTTCGAGAAAGTTCCATATTCTCAAATCAATAAAAGGGTTGCCGAAAGTTTGGTGATTGCAGGTGCTTTCGACGAGGTTGATAAATACCACCGCGCACAATATTTCGACATCGACAATGCGGGAAGAACCAATATCGAGCGTCTCCTTCGTTATGGTCAAAGCTTTCAGGACAGCAAGAATGAAATAGAAAACTCGCTGTTTGCCGATTTTGCCGAGGAAGTGCAAATCGAGCAGCCCAAAATAAACCCCGCTCCGGAATGGCAGAATATGCACAAACTCAACCGTGAAAAGGAAATCATCGGGTTCTATCTTTCGGCACATCCGCTGGATGAGTATAAATTCCAGTACCAGTTTATCGAAGGTGCATTAAGCAAAAAGGAAATCCTGGAAGGGAAGAAGCACGGCGGTGAAGAGCTTGAAAAAATAGTCCTCCCGGTAGATGTTTCTGATTCCGACGACGAGATAGTGGATATCGCAGTCGAAGATTTGGATGGGGAAGAAGCAATGATCGATGAGCCGACTAAAAAGGCAGAGCCGAAAGGAGCTTTCAATTTTCTGAATCTGGATGAGGTGGATGCTTTCAAGGAATCCGCTTTCCCGAATCAGCCCGACCTTTTCAACAACGATAAACTTTCGTGGAAGGAGAAACAGGCGCTTAAAAATAATACTCCCGAATATATGGTCGCAGGAATGGTGACCGAATACACGGTGCGCGACGGCAAAAACAGCGGCGAGAAAATCGCATTCGTAACCCTCGAAGATTACAGCGGCAGTTATAGTTTCCGTTTGGGAGACCGCGACTATATGCGGCTTCGCGATAAGGTTGACCTGCAGCGGTTCGTTATTTTCAAGATCAAGTTTTCCCAATCGAATGACGGAAGAGTGTTCGTAAATGTTGCGGATATTATCGATCTGAAAGACGCCTTCGAGAAGTTTGCCAAGAAAATGACGGTGGTTGTTGATATTAATGATCTTCGAAAACAAGACCTGGATTTCTTCATCAGCAGTTTCGCCAAAAACAAGGGAGAGCAGAAGCTGAATTTCTACGTGCGAAATCCTGAAGACCAGTCGGTACTCGAACTCATGTCGATGAAGCAGCATATCGACATCAATGGTGATTTGCTGGGAATTTTCCACGAACTGCAGAAGTATAAGGTGTTTTTGAATTAA
- a CDS encoding serine hydrolase domain-containing protein — protein sequence MAISILLGCSTSTIYSQKLRDTPKSLSSDQIAAKVDQLADSVLANTDLPGMLVGVWSPRKKLTYVKGKGLSDTENRKPMTPEQYFRIGSNTKTFVVTAIMQLSDEKKLSLDDRLSKYFPDYPNGEKITLRMLGNMTSGIPSYTMLDDFQDQMVKTPLRKWKTEELIGYVKNQPLMFEPGTKLFYCNTNTILLGAIIEKVTGNKASQELENRFFKKLKLKHTFYPTDEKLPPNSVHGYWLNESTHKPTEDYTSYLDPSWAGVSGAVVSNIFDVKTWVESMIGGKLNSKEMQQERFVGHPREDGGAVYAMGNFTNNDRFWGHNGGLPGYTSIMMHNPKSGDTVVIFYNWQNAAATPDQLYQKIVPLLK from the coding sequence ATGGCGATCTCGATTTTGCTTGGATGCAGCACCTCCACAATTTATTCGCAAAAACTAAGGGACACTCCAAAATCACTTTCATCCGACCAGATTGCGGCGAAAGTTGATCAACTTGCAGATTCCGTACTCGCGAATACCGACCTTCCCGGAATGTTGGTGGGAGTTTGGTCTCCCCGAAAAAAGCTGACCTACGTAAAAGGAAAGGGACTGAGCGACACCGAAAACCGGAAACCGATGACTCCGGAACAATACTTCCGCATCGGCAGTAATACGAAGACTTTTGTGGTGACGGCGATCATGCAGCTTAGCGACGAGAAAAAACTTTCGCTTGACGACCGGCTGTCAAAGTATTTTCCGGATTATCCGAATGGCGAAAAAATAACGCTTAGAATGTTGGGCAACATGACGAGTGGAATCCCGTCGTATACCATGTTGGACGATTTCCAAGACCAGATGGTGAAAACCCCGCTAAGAAAATGGAAGACGGAAGAACTGATCGGTTATGTAAAAAATCAACCGTTGATGTTCGAACCCGGAACAAAACTTTTTTACTGCAACACCAACACGATTCTTTTGGGAGCAATCATCGAAAAAGTGACGGGCAATAAAGCTTCTCAGGAACTAGAAAACCGTTTCTTCAAAAAACTGAAACTAAAGCATACCTTTTATCCTACAGACGAAAAACTGCCTCCAAACAGCGTTCACGGATATTGGCTTAATGAGTCCACCCACAAACCGACAGAGGATTACACGAGCTATCTTGATCCGTCTTGGGCGGGAGTTTCGGGCGCGGTGGTCTCCAACATTTTTGATGTCAAAACCTGGGTGGAAAGCATGATCGGTGGGAAGCTCAACTCCAAAGAAATGCAGCAGGAAAGATTTGTGGGTCATCCCCGTGAAGACGGAGGCGCAGTGTATGCGATGGGAAACTTTACAAACAATGACAGATTTTGGGGGCACAATGGCGGTTTGCCGGGATATACCTCAATCATGATGCATAATCCGAAAAGCGGAGATACCGTGGTGATTTTTTACAATTGGCAAAATGCTGCCGCAACTCCGGATCAGCTTTACCAAAAGATAGTCCCGCTTTTAAAATAG
- a CDS encoding RHS repeat domain-containing protein, with protein MHKDYLGSILAITDEQGNKLEQHHFDALGNLTHLKIGNGAIITDKEQIRTYLSDGNLIVDRGYTSHEHFVEVGLIHMNGRLYDPLLKRFLNADENIQDPHNTQNYNKYGYVLNNPLMYNDPSGEIFWFAALVPIMGKFFAAVVAGAIGGAIIGSAMYLGQAAITGNFSWGGFAKSFFMGALTGAVSAGFGQVFSAAGFWASVGNGALAGAGSGGVVSLINGTNFFEGVLTGAVIGGVIGGVSYSIRHLVYNKSYKYKGVSSDDLKELADSNYDSGVSEHELECNISETKNELFSSTKESFGVEKYGLGKSAANGYLDMGENGTKKFLAYTAERNYWTGKSNVLISNRGAGDKYLLKYLMLHETGHAWENANFIGTLNINYAGKTMFDVRLDTTSHLALSSLEHDIANKNLMNFRPSNYFISQYNIQQTIFNLNSSELNSFNSLHKLFTPIFNRIIK; from the coding sequence TTGCACAAGGACTACCTTGGAAGTATCTTGGCCATAACGGATGAGCAAGGCAATAAACTGGAGCAACACCATTTCGATGCGTTAGGCAACCTCACGCACCTGAAGATCGGCAATGGCGCAATCATTACGGACAAGGAGCAGATCAGAACTTATTTATCTGACGGCAACCTTATTGTAGATCGTGGTTACACTTCTCACGAGCATTTTGTGGAGGTCGGGTTGATCCACATGAACGGAAGGTTGTACGATCCTCTTCTGAAAAGGTTCCTAAATGCCGACGAGAACATACAGGATCCGCACAACACGCAGAACTACAACAAGTACGGGTACGTGCTGAACAACCCGCTGATGTATAATGACCCGAGCGGGGAGATATTTTGGTTTGCCGCACTCGTCCCGATCATGGGCAAGTTTTTTGCCGCTGTTGTGGCGGGGGCAATCGGGGGTGCCATCATAGGAAGTGCGATGTACTTAGGACAGGCGGCCATAACGGGTAATTTTTCCTGGGGAGGTTTTGCGAAGTCGTTTTTCATGGGTGCTTTAACGGGGGCCGTCTCCGCCGGTTTTGGACAGGTCTTCAGTGCTGCGGGGTTCTGGGCAAGCGTAGGGAATGGTGCTCTAGCGGGAGCGGGAAGCGGCGGGGTTGTCTCGCTTATCAACGGGACAAATTTCTTCGAAGGAGTTTTAACAGGTGCTGTGATTGGTGGAGTTATAGGGGGAGTATCATATTCCATTAGACATTTAGTGTATAATAAATCTTATAAATATAAAGGAGTGAGTAGTGATGATTTGAAAGAGCTCGCAGATAGTAACTACGATTCAGGAGTAAGTGAACATGAATTGGAATGCAATATTTCTGAGACGAAAAATGAGCTTTTTTCTTCAACTAAAGAAAGTTTTGGAGTTGAAAAGTATGGTTTAGGCAAGTCTGCTGCGAATGGTTATTTAGATATGGGTGAAAATGGGACTAAAAAATTTCTAGCATATACCGCAGAAAGGAATTATTGGACTGGGAAATCAAATGTTTTGATTTCAAATAGAGGGGCAGGAGACAAATATTTATTAAAATATCTAATGCTTCATGAGACTGGACATGCTTGGGAAAATGCAAATTTTATTGGAACATTAAATATCAATTACGCTGGAAAAACAATGTTTGATGTGCGCTTGGACACCACATCTCATTTAGCATTGTCTTCTTTGGAACATGATATTGCAAATAAAAATCTAATGAACTTTAGACCAAGCAATTATTTTATTAGCCAATATAATATTCAGCAAACTATATTCAATTTAAATAGTTCTGAATTAAATAGTTTCAACAGTCTTCATAAGTTATTCACACCTATTTTTAATAGAATTATTAAATGA
- a CDS encoding serine hydrolase domain-containing protein translates to MKILKQLLLYASFTVLLLSACNRAEIPYENIQLANKIDLMADSILSTQKLPGMVVGVWAPQKRLTYLKGKGIADISTQSPVKPEFVFRAGSNTKTFTVTMILQLVDENKLKLEDKLSLFIPEFHNGDKITIRNLANMTSGIKEYTATPGFQSIFNSDPLHKWTSEEIIGLIKNEELQFTPGTKGYYSNSNTIILGAIVEKVTGKTITENYQSRILSPLRLRHTAFPGGPSMPFSYIHGYETDQDPNVYDFDVSTYFDPSYAGAAGAIISNAGNLKTWVENLVHGTLLSREIQAQRFTGLPIPDKHATTYGLGMLTFGDGYWGHTGELFGYSSIMMHNPTTGATIVIAYNYQNQDNLPDNFYRKIVKLLK, encoded by the coding sequence ATGAAAATCCTCAAACAACTCCTCTTGTACGCTTCATTCACTGTATTGCTGCTTTCAGCTTGTAACCGCGCCGAAATACCCTACGAAAACATACAGCTTGCCAATAAGATTGATTTAATGGCTGACTCCATCCTTAGTACCCAAAAACTGCCGGGAATGGTAGTCGGAGTTTGGGCTCCACAAAAAAGGTTGACTTATCTCAAAGGAAAAGGGATTGCCGATATTTCTACACAAAGCCCCGTGAAGCCGGAGTTTGTTTTTCGGGCGGGAAGCAACACGAAAACGTTTACGGTCACCATGATTCTTCAGCTGGTAGATGAAAATAAGTTGAAGCTTGAAGACAAGCTCTCCCTCTTCATTCCTGAATTTCATAATGGCGACAAAATAACCATAAGGAATCTTGCCAACATGACCAGTGGAATCAAGGAATATACCGCAACTCCAGGATTCCAAAGCATCTTCAATAGCGATCCGCTCCACAAGTGGACTTCGGAAGAAATCATCGGTTTAATAAAAAATGAAGAACTTCAATTTACACCCGGTACGAAAGGGTATTACAGCAACAGCAACACCATTATTTTAGGGGCGATTGTAGAAAAAGTAACCGGAAAAACAATTACGGAAAATTACCAGTCCAGAATACTTTCTCCGCTGCGTCTTAGGCATACGGCTTTTCCCGGCGGACCATCCATGCCGTTTAGCTATATTCACGGTTACGAAACCGACCAAGACCCCAATGTTTACGATTTTGATGTAAGCACCTATTTCGATCCGTCTTACGCAGGAGCGGCTGGAGCAATAATCTCCAATGCCGGAAACCTGAAAACCTGGGTGGAGAATCTGGTACATGGAACTCTTCTAAGCCGTGAAATTCAAGCGCAACGATTTACCGGGTTGCCAATTCCCGACAAGCATGCAACAACTTATGGATTGGGAATGCTGACTTTCGGTGATGGATATTGGGGACATACCGGCGAACTCTTCGGCTACAGCTCCATCATGATGCACAATCCGACTACTGGTGCAACAATCGTGATCGCGTATAACTACCAAAATCAAGACAATCTGCCGGATAATTTCTATCGTAAGATTGTGAAGCTTTTGAAATAG